One genomic window of Punica granatum isolate Tunisia-2019 chromosome 1, ASM765513v2, whole genome shotgun sequence includes the following:
- the LOC116211047 gene encoding LOW QUALITY PROTEIN: low-temperature-induced cysteine proteinase-like (The sequence of the model RefSeq protein was modified relative to this genomic sequence to represent the inferred CDS: inserted 1 base in 1 codon; deleted 2 bases in 1 codon) has product MAHKGTLPLLTSGDYPRVVGQTKISIMGSSHGTQQVVALLILCSILCLASSAASNLPEEYSIIRENELEGIVSEERVVELFRRWKEKHGKVYRSAGDAEKRLESFKRNLKYVLEKNARMKAGGPAAGKESRVGLNKFADLSNEEFREMYLSKVKKPASKRWGRQSSSLKRQRRRQLQRLGSCDSAPATLDWRNYGIVTAMKDQGSCGSCWAFSSTGAMEGINALKTGELISLSEQELVDCDTTNDGCDGGYMDYAFEWVINNGGIDSGADYPYTSTDGVDGTCNVTKEENDKVVSIDGYVDVEETDSALFCAVVQQPVSVGMDGSAMDFQLYTGGIYAGSCSDDPDDIDHAVLIVGYASEGDENYWIVKNSWGTDWGMDGYFYLLRNTSLPFGQCAVNAMASYPTKESSAPSPYPSPVPPPPPPPPPPPPPPPSXPSPSECGDFSYCPSDETCCCLFEFIDFCLIYGCCEYENAVCCTGTDYCCPSDYPICDVEEGLCLKNAGDYLGIVAKKRKIAKHKFPWTKIEPTDRTYSYQPLRWKRNRLGA; this is encoded by the exons ATGGCTCATAAAGGCACACTCCCACTACTGACATCTGGGGATTATCCCAGAGTCGTAGGCCAAACCAAAATATCAATCATGGGTTCTTCCCATGGAACTCAACAAGTTGTTGCCCTCTTGATCCTCTGTTCGATCTTGTGCCTCGCTTCATCGGCCGCATCGAACCTACCGGAAGAATACTCCATCATACGCGAGAATGAGCTCGAGGGGATAGTCTCCGAGGAGAGAGTCGTCGAGCTCTTCCGGAGATGGAAGGAGAAGCACGGGAAGGTGTACCGGAGCGCCGGCGATGCCGAGAAGCGGCTCGAGAGCTTCAAGAGGAACTTGAAGTACGTGCTCGAGAAGAATGCAAGGATGAAAGCAGGCGGGCCCGCGGCAGGGAAGGAGAGCAGAGTGGGGCTGAACAAGTTTGCGGATCTCAGCAACGAGGAGTTTAGGGAGATGTACTTGTCCAAGGTGAAGAAGCCGGCAAGCAAACGGTGGGGGCGGCAGAGCAGCAGCCTCAAGCGGCAGCGGCGGAGGCAGCTGCAGAGATTGGGGTCGTGCGACAGTGCCCCGGCGACATTGGACTGGAGGAACTATGGAATCGTAACGGCCATGAAGGACCAAGGAAGCTGTG GAAGTTGCTGGGCATTCTCATCGACGGGAGCAATGGAAGGGATCAATGCCCTTAAAACTGGGGAGCTAATCAGCCTATCGGAGCAAGAACTCGTTGACTGTGACACCACCAATGATGGGTGCGATGGAGGTTACATGGACTACGCTTTTGAGTGGGTCATCAACAATGGCGGCATCGATTCCGGAGCCGATTATCCTTACACCAGCACTGATGGTGTCGACGGGACCTGCAATGTGACCAAG GAGGAGAACGACAAGGTTGTGTCAATTGATGGATATGTAGATGTGGAGGAAACAGACAGTGCACTCTTCTGTGCCGTGGTTCAGCAGCCGGTGAGTGTCGGCATGGATGGCTCGGCCATGGACTTCCAGCTGTACACTGGG GGAATATACGCGGGGAGCTGCTCAGATGACCCCGATGACATCGACCATGCTGTTCTCATTGTCGGGTATGCTTCTGAGGGTGATGAGAACTACTGGATTGTGAAGAACTCGTGGGGAACTGACTGGGGAATGGATGGCTACTTCTACCTGCTAAGGAACACCTCCCTCCCATTCGGGCAATGCGCGGTCAATGCAATGGCCTCATACCCGACCAAGGAATCCTCAGCCCCATCCCCCTACCCATCCCCGGTCCCCCCA CCgcctccacctccacctcccccgccgccgccgccaccAT CGCCATCCCCAAGTGAGTGTGGGGACTTTTCTTACTGCCCAAGCGATGAGACGTGCTGCTGTCTGTTCGAGTTCATTGACTTCTGCCTCATCTACGGGTGCTGTGAGTATGAGAATGCTGTCTGTTGCACCGGCACCGACTATTGCTGCCCCAGCGATTACCCGATTTGCGATGTCGAAGAGGGTCTCTGCCTCAAG AATGCCGGGGATTACCTGGGAATAGTTGCAAAGAAGAGGAAGATAGCAAAGCACAAGTTCCCGTGGACAAAGATTGAGCCGACCGACAGGACATACTCATACCAGCCTCTGCGGTGGAAGAGAAATCGACTTGGGGCGTAA